The following proteins come from a genomic window of Salvia hispanica cultivar TCC Black 2014 chromosome 4, UniMelb_Shisp_WGS_1.0, whole genome shotgun sequence:
- the LOC125221295 gene encoding homeobox-leucine zipper protein REVOLUTA-like produces the protein MAMLAQHHRQGETINTHLDSGKYVRYTARQVEALERVYSDCPKPTSLRRQQLIRECPILCNIDSKQIKVWFQNRRCRQKQRNESTRLQSVNTKLSAMNKLLMEENDRLQKQVSQLVCENGYMRQHLQTASVPTTDASSESAATTPQHSLRDANNPAGLLSIAEETLAEFLSKATGTAVDWVQMPGMKPGPDSVGIFSISQRRGGVAARACGLVNSMPSKIAEILKDRPSWFRDCRSQEIFTMFPAGNGGTIELLHTQTYAPTTLAPARDFWTLRYTTSLENGSLVVCETSLSGTGAGPSAAAASQFIRAEMLPSGYLIRPCEDGGSIMHIVDHLNLQAWSVPEVLRPLYESSKVVAQKMTISALRYVRQIAQETSGEVVYGLGRQPAVLRTFTQRLSRGFNDAINGFNDDGWSILNSDDAEDVVVATNSAKNLTAASVLCVKASMLLQNVPPAVLICFLREHRSEWADFNVDAYAAMSLKSHAAADRRTDAATAVPEIDNDNESPETDSGAGAGA, from the exons ATGGCCATGCTGGCGCAGCATCATAGACAGGGAGAAACCATAAATACGCATCTGGATTCCGGCAAGTATGTAAGGTACACGGCTCGACAGGTGGAGGCCTTGGAGAGGGTTTACTCCGACTGCCCTAAGCCCACCTCCCTGCGCCGCCAGCAGCTCATCAGGGAATGCCCCATTCTCTGCAACATTGACTCCAAACAGATCAAAGTCTGGTTCCAGAACCGCAG GTGTCGACAGAAGCAGCGGAATGAATCCACCAGGCTTCAGAGTGTCAACACAAAATTGAGTGCCATGAATAAGCTATTGATGGAGGAAAACGATCGTCTGCAGAAGCAGGTTTCTCAGCTGGTTTGCGAGAATGGGTATATGCGCCAACACTTGCAAACT GCATCTGTACCGACCACTGATGCAAGTTCTGAGTCAGCGGCCACGACCCCACAGCATTCTCTTAGAGATGCTAACAATCCTGCTGG ACTCCTCTCTATTGCTGAGGAGACCTTGGCGGAGTTCCTCTCAAAGGCTACAGGAACTGCTGTTGATTGGGTCCAGATGCCTGGGATGAAG CCTGGTCCGGATTCGGTTGGAATATTTTCTATCTCGCAGCGTCGGGGTGGAGTGGCAGCTCGAGCTTGTGGTCTTGTTAATTCGATGCCTTCCAAG ATTGCTGAGATCCTTAAAGATCGTCCATCTTGGTTTCGTGACTGTCGAAGCCAAGAGATTTTCACTATGTTTCCTGCTGGAAATGGAGGGACCATCGAGCTCTTACATACACAG ACATATGCACCGACTACTCTGGCTCCAGCTCGTGATTTTTGGACTCTAAGATACACAACCTCATTGGAGAATGGTAGCCTCGTG GTATGTGAGACATCACTTTCTGGTACTGGGGCTGGGCCATCTGCAGCTGCTGCATCACAATTTATCAGAGCTGAAATGCTTCCATCTGGATATTTGATTCGGCCTTGTGAGGATGGAGGGTCAATTATGCACATCGTAGATCACCTTAATCTCCAG GCATGGAGCGTGCCAGAGGTATTGCGGCCGCTTTATGAATCATCAAAAGTTGTGGCGCAGAAAATGACAATCTCG GCGCTAAGATATGTTCGGCAGATAGCCCAGGAGACAAGTGGGGAAGTAGTATATGGTCTCGGTCGGCAGCCTGCTGTTTTGCGGACCTTCACCCAGAGATTAAGCAG AGGCTTTAATGATGCTATTAACGGATTCAATGATGACGGGTGGTCGATATTAAATTCTGATGATGCTGAAGATGTAGTAGTTGCCACTAATTCAGCCAAGAATCTAACTGCTGCAAGTGTTCTCTGTGTAAAAGCATCTATGCTGCTTCAG AATGTCCCTCCAGCAGTGCTAATTTGCTTTTTGAGGGAGCATCGATCAGAGTGGGCGGACTTCAATGTTGATGCCTATGCTGCCATGTCATTGAAGTCACA CGCGGCGGCGGATAGGAGAACTGACGCGGCGACGGCGGTTCCGGAGATCGACAACGACAATGAATCTCCGGAGACGGATTCTGGAGCCGGTGCCGGAGCCTGA
- the LOC125222430 gene encoding ruBisCO large subunit-binding protein subunit alpha-like, with product MASANTISTASILPSSSKQNGLKNRKVKQLLQQGQKQSRNRFVVKANAKEIAFDQKSRSAMQSGIDKLANAVGLTLGPRGRNVVLDEFGSPKVVNDGVTIARAIELPDAMENAGAALIREVASKTNDSAGDGTTTASVLAREVIKLGLLSVTSGANAVAVKKGIEKTVQGLVDELEKKARPVKGRDDIKAIASISAGNDEIIGTMIADAIDKVGPDGVLSIESSSSFETTVDVEEGMEIDRGYISPQFVTNPEKLTVEFENARVLVTDQKISAIKDIIPLLEKTTQLRAPLLIIAEDVTGEALATLVVNKLRGVVNVAAIKAPGFGERRKALLQDIAILTGAEYQATDLGLRVEDTDIDQLGIARKITISKDSTTVIADAASKDELQARIAQLKRELSETDSVYDSEKLAERIAKLSGGVAVIKVGAATETELEDCKLRIEDAKNATFAAIEEGIVPGGGAALVHLSTFVPEIKDKLDDADERLGADIIQKALVAPAALIAQNAGVEGEVVVEKVRANEWEFGYNALTDSYENLVESGVIDPAKVTRCALQNAASVAGMVLTTQAIVVEKAKPKAAAAAGQPPAGSYAV from the exons ATGGCGTCTGCAAACACAATCTCGACCGCCTCCATCCTCCCTTCCTCATCTAAACAG AATGGGTTGAAGAATAGGAAGGTGAAGCAGCTATTGCAGCAGGGGCAGAAGCAGTCCAGGAATCGCTTTGTGGTGAAGGCCAATGCTAAGGAGATCGCCTTTGATCAGAAATCGCGCTCTGCAATGCAGTCCGGGATCGATAAGCTCGCCAACGCTGTCGGCCTCACTCTTGGTCCCAGGG GAAGGAATGTTGTCTTGGATGAGTTTGGGTCCCCTAAGGTGGTCAATGATGGGGTTACAATTGCACGTGCCATTGAGTTGCCTGATGCTATGGAAAATGCCGGCGCTGCTCTGATTAGGGAG GTTGCTAGCAAGACAAATGATTCCGCCGGTGATGGGACTACCACTGCATCTGTTCTTGCACGTGAAGTTATCAAACTTGGCCTGCTCAGTGTTACATCGGGTGCCAACGCAGTTGCTGTGAAGAAAGGAATTGAGAAAACCGTACAGGGTTTAGTTGATGAGCTCGAAAAGAAGGCTAGGCCAGTCAAGGGCCGGGATGATATTAAAG CCATTGCATCCATCTCTGCTGGGAATGATGAGATAATTGGGACAATGATTGCTGATGCGATTGACAAGGTTGGACCGGATGGCGTTCTGTCCATTGAGTCATCATCCTCCTTTGAGACCACTGTCGATGTAGAAGAAGGAATGGAG ATTGACAGAGGATATATCTCTCCGCAATTTGTCACAAACCCAGAGAAGCTGACTGTTGAGTTCGAGAATGCTAGGGTATTAGTTACAGACCAGAAGATCTCAGCAATCAAGGACATCATTCCTTTGTTAGAGAAAACCACCCAGTTAAGGGCACCTTTACTCATTATTGCTGAAGATGTCACTGGAGAAGCTTTGGCAACCCTCGTTGTAAACAAGCTCCGAGGTGTCGTAAATGTGGCAGCCATCAAAGCCCCTGGATTTGGAGAACGGAGGAAAGCTCTTCTTCAAGATATTGCCATTTTGACTG GGGCTGAGTATCAAGCTACTGATTTGGGATTGCGTGTGGAAGACACTGATATTGACCAGCTGGGTATTGCTAGAAAAATAACCATCTCCAAGGACTCGACTACAGTAATTGCCGATGCTGCATCCAAGGATGAGCTGCAGGCTAGAATTGCTCAACTTAAACGGGAGCTTTCTGAGACTGATTCTGTTTACGACTCCGAGAAACTTGCTGAGAGAATTGCCAAGCTGTCTGGTGGTGTTGCTGTTATCAAAGTTGGTGCTGCAACAGAGACTGAGCTTGAGGACTGCAAGCTCCGTATTGAAGATGCcaaaaatgcaacatttgctgCCATTGAGGAAGGAATTGTGCCCGGTGGCGGAGCTGCGTTGGTGCATCTCTCAACTTTCGTCCCAGAGATCAAGGACAAGCTTGACGATGCTGATGAGCGACTTGGTGCTGATATCATACAAAAG GCTTTAGTAGCGCCGGCAGCTTTAATTGCCCAAAATGCTGGGGTGGAAGGCGAGGTAGTTGTGGAGAAAGTGAGGGCCAATGAATGGGAGTTTGGTTACAATGCGCTTACTGATTCGTACGAGAACTTGGTAGAGTCTGGAGTGATTGACCCAGCCAAGGTGACGAGATGCGCCCTGCAAAACGCAGCTTCAGTTGCTGGAATGGTGCTCACAACACAAGCCATTGTGGTCGAGAAAGCCAAGCCTAAGGCAGCAGCCGCTGCCGGTCAGCCACCTGCAGGCAGCTATGCAGTCTAA